In Holophagales bacterium, one DNA window encodes the following:
- a CDS encoding tellurite resistance/C4-dicarboxylate transporter family protein, which translates to MALESKEHVQDKGDRFWTTVVADLFPGYFAAVMATGIVSIAGQLLEWTHLARVLLYLNVPVYVALAFLTLARLVRFPRRLSADFADHARGSGFFTTVAGTCVLGSQCLLVGERRDAAEILFAIGLALWLFVMYGFFTTVIVRETKPTLEQGINGAWLIATVATQSVALLALAVRGPFGWPEEAVAFGALVFFLIGCMLYLAIITLIFYRFTFLPLATAALTPPYWINMGAVAISTLAGSTLLLAQERSPLLASFAPFLKGFTLFFWAAGTWWIPLLVLLGVWRHVVRRHPFAYDPQYWGMVFPLGMYTAATFRLSQALPYPPLAAIAKGFYPLALVAWFATALGWATSLAIRKRKGASSVASQIN; encoded by the coding sequence ATGGCCCTGGAGTCGAAGGAACACGTCCAAGACAAAGGGGACCGGTTCTGGACGACGGTAGTTGCGGATCTGTTCCCCGGCTACTTCGCGGCAGTGATGGCCACTGGAATCGTCTCGATCGCTGGCCAGCTTCTCGAGTGGACCCATCTGGCTCGAGTGCTCCTTTACCTCAACGTGCCGGTTTATGTCGCCCTCGCGTTCCTGACATTGGCTCGCCTCGTTCGGTTTCCGCGACGTCTTAGCGCCGACTTCGCCGATCATGCGCGCGGCTCGGGCTTCTTCACGACAGTCGCCGGAACGTGTGTCCTCGGCAGCCAGTGTCTGCTCGTGGGCGAGCGACGCGACGCTGCCGAAATTCTCTTCGCCATCGGGCTCGCGCTCTGGCTCTTCGTGATGTACGGCTTCTTCACCACGGTCATCGTGCGCGAGACGAAGCCGACGCTCGAGCAAGGGATCAACGGCGCCTGGTTGATCGCCACGGTAGCCACGCAATCCGTCGCCCTGCTCGCGCTCGCCGTGCGTGGTCCGTTCGGTTGGCCGGAGGAAGCGGTCGCCTTCGGCGCGCTCGTCTTCTTCCTCATCGGCTGCATGCTCTACCTGGCGATCATCACGCTCATCTTCTACCGCTTCACGTTTCTGCCGCTGGCGACGGCCGCGCTCACTCCACCCTACTGGATCAACATGGGAGCGGTCGCCATCAGTACGCTGGCCGGCTCCACCCTCCTTCTCGCCCAGGAGCGCTCGCCACTGCTCGCTTCTTTCGCCCCGTTTCTCAAGGGATTCACTTTGTTCTTCTGGGCTGCCGGCACGTGGTGGATCCCGCTCCTCGTTCTCCTGGGGGTATGGCGCCACGTAGTTCGCCGCCATCCGTTCGCCTATGACCCGCAGTACTGGGGGATGGTCTTCCCACTCGGCATGTACACAGCGGCGACGTTCCGCCTATCTCAGGCCTTGCCGTACCCCCCACTCGCTGCGATCGCGAAAGGGTTCTACCCATTGGCGCTCGTCGCCTGGTTCGCTACCGCGCTGGGATGGGCAACGAGCCTCGCGATCCGCAAGCGCAAGGGTGCGAGCAGCGTCGCCTCCCAGATCAACTGA
- a CDS encoding Rieske (2Fe-2S) protein gives MSARDPDELTIPPDGRPASEQPKWRRDFPIDVPQDQFVARREFTKFLVLTSFAFVAGQAWILAKSWIGRRPTTPELAIGRLDDLPIGGFRQFDYPGPGQPKLLVRLGESEVVAFDQRCTHLSCPVLPQVDRGRFHCPCHEGNFDLATGRPLSGPPRRPLPRVELEIRSGVVWAVGVTERTS, from the coding sequence GTGAGCGCCCGCGACCCCGATGAGCTGACGATTCCACCCGACGGGCGACCCGCTTCCGAGCAACCGAAGTGGCGCCGCGACTTCCCGATCGATGTGCCCCAGGATCAGTTCGTCGCGCGGCGTGAATTCACCAAGTTTCTCGTGCTGACGAGCTTCGCCTTCGTCGCTGGGCAGGCATGGATCCTCGCCAAGAGCTGGATCGGACGAAGGCCGACGACTCCCGAGCTCGCGATCGGCCGGCTCGACGACCTGCCGATCGGCGGCTTCCGTCAGTTCGACTACCCAGGCCCGGGCCAACCGAAGCTCCTCGTTCGCCTCGGCGAAAGCGAGGTCGTCGCCTTCGACCAGCGCTGCACCCACCTTTCGTGCCCCGTCCTGCCTCAGGTAGATCGTGGGCGATTCCATTGCCCCTGTCACGAGGGAAACTTCGATCTCGCCACGGGCCGCCCGCTCTCCGGGCCGCCACGCCGACCGCTGCCGAGAGTCGAGCTCGAGATTCGCAGCGGAGTCGTCTGGGCGGTGGGTGTCACGGAGCGCACGTCATGA
- a CDS encoding 4Fe-4S binding protein yields the protein MPVPADRHFYLDPARCIGCNACVQACSECDTHKGVSMIQLDFVDRARSTQTVPVVCMHCDQPTCAEVCPADAIKRTEDGVVQTARKARCIACNNCVLACPFGVPKMHDEANLMMKCDMCYDRTSRGLKPMCASVCPSQALFFGTREEIEALRPASRPVDRFRFGAQVVSTRVRMLVPKAFAEPFLAVTEPLESGAAAAPPDPLLANLFQESDT from the coding sequence ATGCCGGTACCCGCCGACCGTCACTTCTATCTCGACCCCGCGCGCTGCATCGGCTGCAACGCATGCGTCCAAGCGTGTTCGGAGTGCGACACGCATAAGGGCGTGTCGATGATTCAACTGGACTTCGTCGATCGGGCGCGCTCCACCCAGACGGTGCCGGTCGTGTGCATGCACTGCGACCAGCCGACCTGTGCGGAGGTCTGCCCCGCCGACGCAATCAAGCGCACTGAGGACGGCGTGGTGCAGACCGCGCGCAAGGCGCGCTGCATCGCCTGCAACAACTGCGTACTGGCCTGCCCTTTCGGCGTGCCCAAGATGCACGACGAAGCCAATCTGATGATGAAGTGCGATATGTGCTACGACCGGACGTCACGGGGCCTGAAACCGATGTGCGCCTCGGTCTGTCCGAGCCAGGCGCTCTTTTTCGGCACCCGCGAGGAGATCGAAGCGCTGCGGCCCGCCTCGCGGCCGGTCGATCGCTTCCGTTTCGGAGCCCAGGTGGTTTCGACGCGCGTGCGCATGCTCGTGCCCAAGGCGTTCGCCGAGCCGTTCCTCGCCGTCACCGAGCCGCTCGAATCCGGAGCTGCGGCGGCACCGCCCGATCCGCTATTGGCGAACCTCTTTCAGGAGAGCGACACGTGA
- a CDS encoding molybdopterin oxidoreductase family protein, with protein MAEHDSFSGLASRRHTPLDPEPADPYGPHPACPSGLRLDTGVEPDRVVDTHCCFCGQQCGIRLKVKDEQVIGFEPRYDFPFNRGMLCPKGIKRYLQGAHPDRLLSALERDESAPGGFRPLPYESAIERAADSMRRIQEEHGRDSMAVLSGASLTTEKAYLMGKFAHMALATSNIDYNGRLCMVSAGAGNSKAFGIDRAANPWSDILGAEVIWISGANVAECAPITTDYVWQAREHGARVIVVDPRLTPIARTCDLFLPIRPGTDVALFNGVLHLMIENGWVDRRFIEQSTVGFEDLEKSVAEWTPARTARTTGIAEAAIRRAAEWWGTAKTSFLMHARGIEHSSHGVQNVLGAINIVLASGRIGREFCGYATITGQGNGQGGREHGQKCDQLPGGRKLADPEARAYVAGVWGITPDELPQPGVDAYEIFRKIERGEIKGLLSICFNPLVSLPDSDFVRAMLGRLDFYVAIDFFLNETARHADLVLPGSLHEEDEGTVTTAEGRVIKINKAVECPGEARQDWRIIQDLARGLGREKGFTFSGTREIFEELRVASKGGVADYSGISWDKIERQQGVFWPCPSEEHLGTPRLFEPGSWNVVAQGAGPFYFSDGRARFNVATFAPPTETPDEEYPLILTSGRLISQFLSGTQTRRIGPLLDMDPEPFIELHPHLADHLGIGDGTWATAETRRGALTLRAKVVATIRPDTIFVPYHWPGRRSVNRLTISAQDPISKIPEFKACAVRLRPATAAESKAAAGVSTPSRRATLPLAGN; from the coding sequence ATGGCTGAGCACGACTCATTCAGCGGTCTCGCGAGCCGGCGCCACACGCCGCTCGATCCCGAGCCGGCGGACCCCTACGGTCCACACCCGGCTTGTCCGAGCGGTTTGCGGCTCGACACCGGTGTCGAGCCCGATCGCGTGGTCGACACCCATTGTTGCTTCTGCGGCCAGCAGTGCGGCATCCGCCTCAAGGTCAAGGACGAACAGGTGATCGGCTTCGAGCCGCGCTACGACTTTCCGTTCAACCGCGGCATGCTCTGCCCGAAAGGGATCAAGCGTTACCTCCAGGGAGCGCATCCGGATCGGCTGCTATCGGCGCTGGAGCGCGACGAGTCCGCGCCGGGGGGATTCCGGCCACTTCCGTACGAGAGCGCCATCGAACGCGCTGCCGATTCGATGCGTCGCATCCAGGAGGAGCATGGTCGAGATTCGATGGCCGTCCTCTCTGGGGCAAGTCTGACCACCGAGAAGGCGTACCTCATGGGCAAGTTCGCCCATATGGCGCTGGCAACGTCGAACATCGACTACAACGGGCGGCTCTGCATGGTTTCGGCCGGCGCCGGCAACTCCAAGGCCTTCGGCATCGACCGCGCCGCCAATCCCTGGAGCGACATCCTCGGCGCCGAGGTCATCTGGATCTCCGGCGCCAATGTCGCCGAATGCGCGCCGATCACCACCGACTACGTCTGGCAGGCGCGTGAGCACGGCGCTCGCGTGATCGTCGTCGATCCGCGGCTGACGCCGATCGCCCGCACCTGCGATCTCTTCCTCCCGATCCGACCGGGAACCGACGTGGCGCTGTTCAACGGCGTGTTGCACCTGATGATCGAGAACGGGTGGGTCGACCGTCGGTTCATCGAGCAGTCGACGGTCGGCTTCGAGGACCTGGAAAAGTCCGTCGCGGAGTGGACGCCCGCGCGCACCGCACGCACCACCGGAATCGCGGAAGCCGCGATCCGAAGGGCCGCGGAGTGGTGGGGAACGGCGAAGACCAGCTTCCTGATGCACGCCCGCGGCATCGAGCACTCGAGCCATGGCGTCCAGAACGTCCTGGGCGCCATCAACATCGTGCTTGCCTCGGGTCGTATCGGCCGCGAATTCTGTGGCTACGCCACGATCACCGGCCAGGGCAATGGTCAAGGGGGCCGTGAGCACGGCCAGAAGTGCGACCAACTTCCCGGTGGGCGGAAGCTCGCCGATCCGGAAGCCCGCGCCTACGTCGCTGGTGTTTGGGGCATCACCCCCGACGAGCTCCCCCAGCCTGGCGTTGACGCCTACGAGATCTTCCGCAAGATCGAGCGTGGCGAGATCAAGGGCCTGCTCTCCATCTGCTTCAATCCCCTCGTCTCGCTTCCCGACAGCGACTTCGTCCGCGCCATGCTCGGCCGCCTCGACTTCTACGTCGCGATCGACTTCTTCCTCAACGAGACGGCGCGACATGCGGACCTCGTGCTGCCGGGCTCTCTGCACGAGGAAGACGAAGGTACCGTCACGACCGCAGAGGGGCGTGTCATCAAGATCAACAAAGCCGTCGAATGTCCGGGGGAGGCCAGGCAGGATTGGCGGATCATCCAGGATCTGGCGCGAGGACTCGGGCGCGAGAAGGGATTCACGTTCTCGGGAACGCGCGAGATCTTCGAGGAGCTGCGAGTTGCCTCCAAGGGGGGGGTCGCGGACTATTCCGGCATCTCGTGGGACAAGATCGAACGCCAGCAAGGCGTCTTCTGGCCCTGCCCTTCGGAAGAACACCTCGGAACACCGCGCCTTTTCGAGCCCGGATCGTGGAATGTAGTGGCTCAGGGCGCAGGCCCCTTCTATTTCTCCGACGGACGGGCACGTTTCAACGTAGCCACATTTGCCCCACCGACCGAGACCCCGGACGAGGAGTACCCGTTGATCCTCACTTCCGGGCGCCTCATCAGCCAGTTCCTCTCCGGAACTCAGACCCGCCGGATCGGCCCGTTGCTCGACATGGACCCCGAGCCGTTCATCGAGCTCCACCCGCACCTGGCTGACCATCTGGGAATCGGCGACGGCACCTGGGCCACCGCCGAGACGCGCCGCGGCGCGTTGACGCTACGCGCGAAGGTCGTCGCGACGATTCGGCCCGACACGATCTTCGTTCCCTATCACTGGCCGGGGCGCCGCAGCGTCAATCGCCTGACCATTTCGGCGCAAGATCCGATCTCGAAGATTCCCGAGTTCAAGGCCTGCGCGGTGCGACTGCGGCCCGCGACTGCTGCCGAATCCAAGGCAGCGGCTGGCGTCTCGACCCCTTCGCGCCGGGCCACACTACCCTTGGCGGGGAACTGA
- a CDS encoding MFS transporter codes for MRETAGPIAWGIATTTALGALIVAGSRNLAHFDAALVAYTFSVLFATFGLTYRYAMWLKRPPTDFYWRRGWQVFFRPGRRARHLGGLAWHAVSDIALNRFIWARGRLRGLTHLLILWGCVLAVAITFPLVFGWLTFESVPGSPATYRVIAFGFPAFSFPSGSFVGFLLFHGLVWASFLVIAGVMLAMRRRMREEGAAALQSFAEDFLPLILLFAVSLTGLMLTASYTWMHGYAYDFLAILHAVTVIFTFLWLPFGKFFHVFQRPAQIAVRFYKETGRDSEPEHCVRCGHAFTSRMHADDLIEVERQLGFDYRLSGPARHYQQVCPPCRRALLAAAQGAAWRGVRGGLLVAPGTTPEHVNPGIGEGPLGISDAENFHG; via the coding sequence ATGCGTGAGACGGCCGGACCGATCGCTTGGGGCATCGCGACCACGACTGCGCTCGGGGCGCTGATCGTCGCCGGATCGCGGAACCTCGCGCACTTCGACGCTGCGCTGGTCGCGTACACGTTCTCGGTACTGTTCGCCACCTTCGGCCTGACCTACCGCTATGCGATGTGGCTCAAACGGCCACCGACCGACTTCTATTGGCGCCGCGGGTGGCAGGTCTTCTTTCGGCCGGGCCGAAGAGCCCGGCACCTTGGTGGACTTGCCTGGCACGCGGTGTCGGACATTGCCCTCAACCGCTTCATCTGGGCGCGCGGCCGCCTGCGCGGGCTGACTCACCTGCTGATTCTCTGGGGGTGCGTCCTCGCGGTCGCAATCACCTTTCCTCTCGTCTTCGGCTGGCTCACCTTCGAGTCGGTACCCGGTTCGCCCGCCACCTATCGGGTGATCGCTTTCGGCTTCCCGGCATTCTCGTTCCCGAGCGGCTCTTTCGTTGGCTTCCTGCTCTTTCACGGTCTGGTGTGGGCGTCCTTCCTGGTCATCGCTGGCGTCATGCTCGCGATGCGGCGACGCATGCGCGAGGAGGGCGCCGCGGCGCTCCAGAGCTTCGCCGAGGACTTCCTGCCCCTGATCCTGCTCTTCGCCGTCAGCCTGACCGGTCTGATGCTCACGGCGAGCTACACGTGGATGCACGGCTATGCCTACGACTTCCTCGCGATCTTGCACGCGGTGACGGTGATCTTCACGTTCCTCTGGCTCCCCTTCGGAAAGTTCTTCCACGTCTTCCAGCGACCCGCGCAGATCGCCGTACGTTTCTACAAGGAGACCGGGCGCGACTCCGAACCCGAGCACTGCGTCCGCTGCGGCCACGCATTCACTTCACGCATGCACGCCGACGACCTGATCGAGGTCGAGCGCCAGCTCGGCTTCGACTACCGGCTCAGCGGTCCCGCACGCCACTACCAGCAGGTCTGTCCACCTTGTCGGCGGGCGCTGCTCGCCGCGGCCCAGGGCGCGGCATGGCGAGGAGTGCGCGGCGGCCTCTTGGTCGCGCCCGGCACAACCCCCGAGCACGTCAACCCGGGCATCGGCGAGGGGCCTCTAGGCATATCCGACGCGGAGAACTTCCATGGCTGA
- a CDS encoding azurin yields MKRTERVGRLAAGFALAATFGLLAMAHAETPRVIKLKGTDTMKFDVTRITAKAGELLQVELTTASSVSKEQMAHNFVLLAKDTQADSFVMAASMARDSGYIPPSQKQYILAHTELAGGGETVKVTFNAPKEPGEYLYICTFPGHYLAGMKGTLVVK; encoded by the coding sequence ATGAAACGCACTGAGAGAGTCGGTCGTCTTGCCGCCGGATTCGCTCTGGCCGCAACCTTCGGACTTCTTGCCATGGCGCACGCAGAAACGCCACGGGTGATCAAGCTCAAGGGTACGGACACGATGAAGTTCGACGTAACCCGCATCACTGCCAAGGCCGGCGAGCTGCTCCAGGTCGAGCTGACGACCGCGAGCAGCGTCTCGAAAGAGCAGATGGCGCACAATTTCGTGCTGCTGGCCAAGGACACGCAGGCCGACTCGTTCGTGATGGCCGCCTCGATGGCGCGCGACAGCGGTTACATCCCGCCTTCGCAGAAGCAGTACATCCTGGCCCATACCGAGTTGGCGGGCGGTGGCGAGACGGTCAAGGTGACCTTCAATGCCCCGAAAGAGCCGGGCGAGTACCTCTACATCTGTACCTTTCCGGGGCATTACCTCGCGGGGATGAAGGGTACGCTGGTCGTCAAGTAG
- the ric gene encoding iron-sulfur cluster repair di-iron protein — protein MNLSPQSRVGDIAAHHPLATRVFARHGIDFCCGGGVALADACAKRNVDTTEVLEEIEREITSPAASSVTAPWNEAPLAELVAHIVERYHEPLREELPRLESMARKVFRVHGDKDPERLGALLESFLRLKGELDQHLTEEEQSLFPALLRAASDGTSDVQAFVDDHTRVGQELHRIRELTDEFRVPAGACNTWNALWHGLAALETDLHEHIHLENNVLFRRAA, from the coding sequence ATGAACCTAAGCCCTCAGTCCCGAGTCGGCGACATCGCCGCCCACCATCCCCTCGCAACCCGCGTCTTCGCCCGCCATGGCATCGACTTCTGCTGCGGAGGCGGCGTGGCGCTCGCCGACGCCTGCGCGAAGCGCAACGTCGACACCACGGAGGTCCTCGAGGAGATCGAGCGCGAGATCACTTCACCCGCCGCCTCCTCCGTGACCGCACCCTGGAACGAGGCGCCCCTCGCCGAGCTGGTCGCTCACATCGTCGAGCGGTATCACGAGCCCCTTCGCGAAGAGCTCCCCCGACTCGAATCGATGGCACGCAAGGTCTTCCGCGTTCACGGGGACAAGGACCCAGAACGTCTCGGCGCGTTGCTCGAGAGCTTTCTTCGGCTCAAGGGCGAGCTCGATCAGCACCTGACTGAGGAAGAGCAGTCGCTCTTTCCTGCCCTTCTTCGCGCCGCTTCCGATGGGACCTCGGACGTGCAGGCGTTCGTCGACGATCACACCCGTGTCGGCCAGGAACTTCACCGTATCCGCGAGCTGACCGACGAGTTCCGCGTCCCCGCGGGCGCCTGCAACACGTGGAACGCGCTCTGGCACGGGCTCGCCGCGCTCGAGACGGACTTGCACGAGCACATTCACCTGGAGAACAACGTCCTGTTTCGACGCGCCGCCTGA
- a CDS encoding NnrS family protein — protein MVYPRFFLVAICITLTAGSTWGAWLLLRIARARDFSAPSIFEINAHGQAQIYGWMGLFILGFALQMFPSFWGAQLAAPRLARALLLVMTLAILVRAVTEARPVGRWGELAIGAGALQLAVIAIFVAILSATARRSTSRWRVADRFLAAGLVWFLLAATLDLYHLVHTVGAPGRDALLAEIATWQLPLRDLQIHGLAVSMILGVSLRVLPGLFGTPMADESRAGRLFWPLQFAIVGEVVLFPLAMATRQPVFLLFYWIATVVFSIVTLVAVSNLRALLRPRYDLPRLSPLAFVRAAHIWLGVSLVMLVAGPFWSRALGLAFSHAWHGATRHAITVGFISLMMIGVASRIAPRPTGSGAAGAAMPLGPFVLLNLGCAVRVSQQVLTDLSPSAFLPAGVSGLLEVSGLAWWAIWIVPRLARASRPLATARAVMAEASGSVFEGR, from the coding sequence TTGGTCTACCCTCGGTTCTTCCTGGTTGCGATCTGCATCACGCTGACCGCCGGCTCGACCTGGGGCGCCTGGCTGTTGCTGCGTATCGCGCGGGCTCGAGACTTCTCCGCGCCCTCCATCTTCGAGATCAACGCCCACGGCCAGGCGCAGATTTACGGCTGGATGGGGCTGTTCATCCTGGGCTTTGCGCTCCAGATGTTCCCGTCATTCTGGGGAGCGCAGCTCGCGGCACCCCGGCTTGCGCGAGCCCTTCTCTTGGTGATGACGCTCGCGATCCTCGTGCGCGCGGTCACTGAGGCCCGACCAGTAGGCCGCTGGGGCGAGCTGGCAATCGGAGCCGGAGCGCTTCAGCTTGCGGTGATTGCGATCTTTGTCGCGATTCTCTCAGCGACAGCGCGTCGAAGCACATCGCGCTGGCGGGTCGCCGATCGCTTTCTCGCGGCCGGACTCGTCTGGTTCCTGCTGGCCGCCACTCTGGACCTCTATCACCTCGTTCACACCGTCGGAGCCCCAGGGCGCGATGCGCTGCTCGCCGAGATCGCCACATGGCAGCTGCCGCTGCGCGACTTGCAGATCCACGGCCTGGCCGTGTCGATGATCCTCGGCGTCTCGCTGCGCGTCTTGCCTGGCTTGTTTGGCACCCCGATGGCAGACGAGTCACGGGCAGGCCGGCTCTTCTGGCCGCTCCAATTCGCCATCGTCGGCGAAGTGGTGCTCTTCCCGCTCGCGATGGCGACCAGGCAGCCGGTGTTCCTCCTCTTCTACTGGATCGCGACGGTTGTCTTCTCGATCGTCACGCTAGTTGCAGTATCGAATCTCCGAGCCCTCTTGCGCCCTCGCTACGACCTGCCACGACTTTCGCCGCTCGCTTTCGTGCGCGCAGCCCACATCTGGCTGGGTGTGTCCCTCGTCATGCTGGTCGCCGGGCCGTTCTGGTCGCGTGCGCTCGGTCTCGCCTTTTCGCACGCCTGGCATGGCGCAACCCGTCATGCGATCACGGTCGGGTTCATCAGCCTGATGATGATTGGCGTCGCATCCCGCATCGCACCCCGACCGACTGGGAGTGGCGCTGCGGGCGCCGCCATGCCGCTCGGACCTTTCGTCTTACTCAATCTGGGTTGTGCCGTGCGGGTGAGTCAACAGGTCCTCACGGATCTTTCCCCCTCGGCCTTCCTCCCGGCCGGTGTCTCGGGCCTTCTCGAGGTCTCGGGACTCGCGTGGTGGGCAATCTGGATCGTTCCGCGCCTCGCTCGCGCCAGCCGTCCGCTCGCGACGGCGAGGGCGGTCATGGCCGAGGCGTCGGGTAGCGTTTTCGAGGGCCGCTGA
- a CDS encoding copper resistance protein CopD, translating into MYGVILLLHILAATVWTGGHLVLAITILPRVLREQAPARLLDFESAYERIGMPALLVQVATGLWLAHRMVPELSRWLSFADPVATLVGVKLVLLATTVGFALDARLRVIPHLSEKNLTALAWHIVPVTTVSVLFVVVGVSFRTGWFY; encoded by the coding sequence GTGTACGGAGTCATCCTGCTACTGCACATTCTGGCCGCCACGGTGTGGACAGGTGGCCACCTGGTCCTCGCAATCACGATTCTGCCGAGGGTGCTGCGCGAGCAGGCGCCGGCGCGGCTACTCGACTTCGAGTCCGCTTACGAGCGAATCGGCATGCCGGCGCTGCTCGTGCAGGTAGCCACCGGCCTCTGGCTCGCGCACAGGATGGTGCCGGAGCTCTCGCGATGGCTCTCCTTCGCCGACCCGGTCGCGACCCTCGTCGGTGTGAAGCTCGTGCTGCTTGCGACCACCGTCGGCTTCGCGCTCGATGCGCGCCTGCGAGTGATCCCGCACCTCTCCGAGAAGAATCTGACCGCACTTGCTTGGCACATCGTCCCGGTGACGACCGTCTCGGTCCTCTTCGTTGTCGTTGGCGTTTCGTTCCGAACTGGCTGGTTCTACTGA
- a CDS encoding hexameric tyrosine-coordinated heme protein: MARRDHAATRPARHSSVGHARNPRDPPNRSGLVPRQPARPDGARLGARHLRLLDDPALGRRNPHQRHRRPAHARLAIPGRGRARRELERHAVRHPRRARDLRRRDDDRAGVRLHELFSAPVRHLQSCATTTHRILAPASLACDRPARHRDRRSIASRCVATWRLATRPIRTARTRHGCGGPHPPRTGGLAVTETWLPSLITATPQEGFELAITLSRRGVKYTQPDVEILKRLRPDYANSAEALTAASQVVAINFHTVAAANDYWRK; this comes from the coding sequence ATGGCTCGACGGGACCATGCCGCGACTCGTCCTGCTCGCCATTCCAGTGTGGGCCACGCTCGGAATCCTCGCGATCCACCGAACCGGTCGGGTCTGGTCCCTCGGCAACCCGCACGGCCTGACGGGGCTCGCCTGGGCGCTCGGCACCTTCGCCTTCTGGATGATCCCGCGCTCGGTCGACGCAATCCGCACCAGCGGCATCGCCGACCAGCTCATGCACGCCTCGCTATTCCTGGCCGGGGCCGCGCTCGCCGCGAGCTGGAGAGGCATGCCGTTCGTCATCCGCGGCGTGCTCGGGATCTACGGCGCCGCGATGACGATCGCGCTGGGGTTCGTCTACACGAGCTATTCAGCGCTCCTGTGCGGCACCTTCAATCTTGCGCAACAACGACTCACCGGATCCTGGCTCCTGCGAGTCTCGCCTGCGATCGTCCTGCTCGTCATCGTGACCGGCGTTCGATCGCTTCGCGCTGCGTCGCGACGTGGAGACTCGCGACGCGTCCGATCCGGACCGCCCGTACCCGGCACGGGTGCGGTGGCCCGCACCCCCCTCGAACAGGAGGTCTTGCCGTGACCGAGACTTGGCTTCCTTCCCTAATCACCGCGACGCCACAGGAGGGCTTCGAGCTCGCCATCACCCTCAGCCGACGCGGTGTCAAGTACACCCAACCCGACGTCGAGATCCTGAAACGACTGCGCCCGGACTACGCGAACTCGGCCGAAGCCCTGACCGCCGCCTCGCAGGTCGTGGCCATCAACTTCCACACCGTCGCCGCCGCCAACGATTACTGGCGGAAGTAG
- a CDS encoding SCO family protein gives MNSFLSRPGSRKAGSYLPVILVAGAWIALGAWWTHGFSVVTSFSAARVAPGPLPRPAPRFEVIDQAGREFDLGAEEGGFRLVQAMYLRCPDVCPIAMSRLQRLAAALSDIPPSHLRAVSISVDRDTPDRLRTVWEAYGAPSNWSFVTPADGTRDDELLRQLGIWVYRRPDGLINHGVDIFVIDPTGSVVRILSADEGLDQLASSVRGIVG, from the coding sequence ATGAACTCCTTCTTATCCCGCCCAGGTTCCCGCAAGGCGGGGTCCTACCTGCCGGTGATTCTTGTCGCCGGAGCATGGATCGCCCTCGGGGCTTGGTGGACGCATGGTTTCTCCGTGGTCACGTCCTTCTCCGCGGCACGAGTGGCCCCCGGGCCGCTACCTCGACCGGCACCCCGATTCGAGGTCATCGACCAGGCGGGACGCGAATTCGACCTCGGTGCCGAGGAGGGAGGGTTTCGGCTCGTTCAGGCGATGTACCTGCGCTGCCCGGACGTCTGTCCGATCGCAATGTCCCGACTCCAGAGACTGGCAGCGGCACTCTCTGACATCCCACCGAGCCACCTGAGAGCCGTCAGCATCAGTGTCGATCGCGACACCCCCGACCGACTGCGAACCGTCTGGGAGGCCTACGGCGCCCCCTCCAACTGGTCGTTCGTGACCCCGGCAGATGGGACCCGCGACGACGAGCTCTTGCGCCAGCTCGGAATCTGGGTCTACCGACGCCCCGACGGCCTGATCAACCATGGAGTTGACATCTTCGTGATCGACCCGACCGGGAGTGTCGTGCGCATCCTGTCGGCGGACGAGGGCCTGGACCAGCTCGCCTCGAGCGTGCGCGGGATCGTTGGATGA